Proteins encoded within one genomic window of Geotalea daltonii FRC-32:
- a CDS encoding L,D-transpeptidase family protein: MRTGERVKSKSDRICHGCICVIMALICGCSHFSEEYKARPTFEEANKLFSQGSYHTALTKYKQIKEQYPTMGDRVLFEMGVIHGHPQNEQKDYEKALECFQKLVRDYPGSGYRQDSEMMMFYINNVTLKDGTIAAQQKQNETLRHEAATLRQEVKDKENEITLLQKKIEGLEQKISALTIQKVTADRILIEKKQRRLTLFSKGEVLKTYRIALGGNPDGPKERQGDNKTPEGTYFIDSRNRDSRYHLALHISYPNERDKRRAKELGVAPGGNIMIHGLKNGFSYVGDLHTKADWTKGCIAVTDEEIAEIAKAVPNGTVVEIRP; the protein is encoded by the coding sequence GTGCGAACGGGTGAGCGTGTCAAATCAAAATCGGACAGGATATGCCATGGCTGCATCTGCGTCATTATGGCCCTGATCTGCGGCTGCAGTCATTTCAGTGAAGAATATAAAGCCAGGCCGACCTTCGAAGAAGCGAATAAATTATTCAGCCAGGGCAGTTACCACACCGCTCTCACCAAGTACAAACAGATCAAGGAACAATATCCCACCATGGGGGACAGGGTTCTGTTCGAGATGGGCGTTATTCATGGGCATCCACAGAACGAGCAGAAAGATTATGAAAAAGCCCTTGAATGTTTTCAGAAACTCGTAAGGGATTACCCAGGCAGTGGCTACCGGCAGGACAGTGAGATGATGATGTTTTATATCAACAATGTCACTCTCAAGGACGGGACGATTGCGGCACAGCAGAAACAAAACGAGACACTCCGGCACGAGGCTGCAACGCTCCGGCAGGAGGTGAAAGATAAGGAGAATGAAATTACCCTGCTACAGAAAAAGATCGAAGGGCTTGAGCAGAAGATCTCTGCCCTGACGATTCAGAAGGTGACTGCAGACAGGATTCTGATAGAAAAAAAACAGCGGCGATTGACCTTATTCTCCAAGGGCGAGGTGCTCAAAACCTACCGGATAGCCCTGGGAGGAAATCCGGACGGCCCGAAAGAAAGGCAGGGAGATAACAAGACCCCGGAAGGAACCTACTTCATCGATTCAAGAAACAGGGACAGCCGTTATCACCTCGCTCTCCATATTTCCTATCCAAATGAGCGGGACAAAAGGCGGGCAAAAGAACTGGGTGTTGCACCGGGAGGAAACATCATGATCCACGGCCTCAAGAATGGTTTCTCCTATGTTGGCGATCTGCACACCAAGGCCGACTGGACCAAGGGATGCATTGCCGTAACCGACGAAGAAATAGCGGAAATTGCCAAGGCAGTGCCGAACGGTACGGTGGTGGAGATACGGCCGTAG
- a CDS encoding Lpp/OprI family alanine-zipper lipoprotein, with amino-acid sequence MRKGLLVIAIGLAFTALTGCATTGELEKVQAQEQLTGAKADQAIRDAQAAKAAADAAKLQADAAAARVENAVKMAEEREKAAAEREKAADEKAARAEAIFQKSMRK; translated from the coding sequence ATGAGGAAAGGTCTTTTGGTTATCGCAATAGGGCTTGCTTTTACCGCGCTGACGGGATGTGCAACAACCGGTGAACTGGAGAAAGTGCAGGCGCAGGAACAGCTGACCGGTGCCAAAGCTGATCAGGCCATTCGAGATGCACAAGCTGCCAAGGCGGCAGCCGATGCAGCCAAGCTGCAGGCCGATGCTGCCGCAGCCCGCGTCGAAAATGCGGTAAAGATGGCAGAGGAAAGGGAAAAGGCAGCTGCGGAACGGGAAAAGGCCGCAGATGAAAAGGCGGCGAGAGCTGAAGCCATTTTCCAGAAATCAATGCGGAAGTAA
- a CDS encoding pyridoxamine 5'-phosphate oxidase family protein, protein MKDTLGMGVQRYLRDHHVANLSTCGHDGPWGAAIFYANDGYTLYFLSSPTSRHCLDLTDNPCVAVTIQENQVDWLAIKGVQIQGIASKISGAEEEKARSLYGEKFPLVGLLAKAPAAIVQAMAKVSWYKVVPHRLYFIDNSLGLGHRDELALGLPDGGGKSGGNDGA, encoded by the coding sequence ATGAAAGACACTCTGGGCATGGGGGTACAACGGTACCTGCGGGACCATCACGTTGCAAACCTGTCCACCTGTGGCCATGACGGCCCTTGGGGGGCAGCGATCTTCTATGCGAACGACGGCTATACTCTTTACTTTCTGTCATCGCCCACCAGCCGGCATTGTCTCGATCTGACGGACAATCCATGCGTTGCCGTGACTATCCAGGAGAACCAGGTGGATTGGCTGGCAATCAAAGGGGTGCAGATCCAGGGGATAGCCAGCAAGATTTCCGGTGCGGAAGAAGAAAAAGCCCGCAGCCTCTACGGAGAGAAATTTCCCCTGGTCGGTTTGCTGGCAAAGGCTCCGGCAGCCATTGTTCAGGCCATGGCCAAGGTGAGCTGGTACAAGGTCGTTCCCCACCGCCTTTATTTTATCGACAATTCTCTTGGACTGGGCCACCGGGACGAACTTGCCTTAGGTCTTCCGGATGGCGGGGGGAAATCCGGAGGCAATGATGGTGCTTGA
- a CDS encoding QcrA and Rieske domain-containing protein — protein MELGNNSNVTILPLKASDEAVDENRRGFVKKLTLTTLVLGIGGSVLQLGRFFKPNVLYEPSRTFKVGELNKFPFGSRTVIEGRGIEIVREKDGVHAVSLVCTHLGCLLKPVLNDSEVGYACPCHGSTFALKGEVLGGPAPKDLPWYEVYMDNTGTLVVDTSKVNQKRTKLVV, from the coding sequence ATGGAATTGGGAAACAACTCAAATGTTACGATTTTGCCCCTTAAAGCCTCGGACGAGGCGGTTGACGAGAATCGCAGGGGCTTTGTCAAAAAACTCACCTTAACAACGCTGGTGCTGGGGATCGGTGGATCTGTTCTCCAGCTGGGCCGCTTCTTCAAGCCCAATGTGCTGTATGAACCGTCGAGAACCTTCAAGGTTGGTGAGTTGAACAAGTTTCCCTTCGGCAGCCGAACGGTCATCGAGGGACGAGGCATTGAGATAGTCAGGGAAAAGGATGGCGTCCACGCCGTTTCCCTGGTCTGTACCCACCTGGGATGCCTGTTGAAACCTGTATTGAACGATTCGGAGGTGGGCTATGCCTGTCCCTGTCACGGCTCCACCTTCGCTCTCAAGGGAGAGGTCCTGGGGGGCCCCGCACCCAAGGATCTTCCCTGGTACGAAGTGTATATGGATAACACAGGAACTCTCGTGGTGGATACGTCCAAGGTGAACCAGAAACGGACCAAACTCGTAGTCTGA
- a CDS encoding cytochrome b N-terminal domain-containing protein: MSESTYSIMDSIKHLPKNIKESFVRREAGTPEQEQAANVFGNVFLHLHPVRVHVNALRPGYTLGLGLISFYLFLILVLSGILVMFYYTPSTELAYQNMKDLEYVVSFGVVLRNVHRWSAHAMVALAFLHMCRVFYTGAYKAPREFNWVIGVCLLIVTLFLSFTGYLLPWDQLAFWAVTVGSNIASYMPWIGDKVRFLMLGGNEVGQMALLRFYVLHVAVLPLIAAVLVGVHFWRIRKDGGLSRPPSQLED; encoded by the coding sequence ATGAGCGAATCGACCTACAGCATTATGGACTCTATCAAGCACCTGCCGAAAAACATCAAGGAATCCTTCGTCCGGCGTGAAGCGGGAACCCCGGAGCAGGAACAGGCCGCCAACGTATTCGGCAACGTCTTTCTCCATCTTCATCCGGTAAGGGTGCATGTGAACGCCCTGCGCCCCGGTTATACCCTGGGGCTCGGGCTGATCTCCTTTTACCTTTTTCTCATTCTGGTCCTTTCCGGGATCCTGGTGATGTTCTATTACACCCCGTCCACGGAGCTCGCCTACCAGAACATGAAGGATCTGGAATACGTGGTCTCCTTCGGCGTGGTATTGCGCAATGTGCACCGCTGGTCGGCCCATGCCATGGTCGCCCTGGCCTTCCTGCACATGTGCCGGGTCTTTTACACCGGTGCCTATAAGGCTCCCCGTGAGTTCAACTGGGTGATCGGCGTCTGCCTGCTGATCGTAACGCTCTTCCTGAGTTTCACCGGTTACCTGCTTCCCTGGGACCAGCTGGCCTTCTGGGCTGTTACCGTCGGCTCGAACATCGCCTCCTACATGCCCTGGATCGGCGACAAAGTTCGCTTCCTCATGCTGGGTGGCAATGAGGTGGGTCAGATGGCGCTCTTGCGATTTTACGTACTTCATGTTGCGGTGCTGCCCCTGATTGCGGCGGTGCTGGTGGGAGTTCATTTCTGGAGGATTCGCAAGGATGGAGGGTTGTCCCGTCCGCCGAGCCAGCTTGAAGACTAG
- a CDS encoding HAD-IA family hydrolase, translating into MMVLEGRLADGLGRGAAFTKLDWVRCRLMDTVGIDPFPGTLNLTLDDDSNLARWRQWQDMPGHSLEPPDTGFCRARCYPVQVMGHIPAAVLLPEVADYPRNKVELVAALPIRRHLALAPAAQLSVELCRPLAVKAVLFDLDGTLVDSVEAYIQVAQVAAAPFGLQVTEEQVRTALANGSSFWRGAVPKDRSDVDAVVKAIAAQAYREWPRILQEHSRLFEGIMQTLDALRSLGIKLGIVSGARQEVLELLRPDRILDRFDAVVLGPDVPTRKPDPEGILKCLGMLNVTPAAALYVGDAPIDIMASRAAGVYAVGVLTGAGDSASLSSQYPDRLISSHMNLPAIVEAA; encoded by the coding sequence ATGATGGTGCTTGAAGGACGCCTGGCCGACGGACTGGGGCGGGGTGCGGCGTTTACCAAGCTCGACTGGGTGCGTTGCCGGCTCATGGATACCGTCGGCATCGATCCCTTTCCCGGGACTCTCAATCTGACCCTTGATGATGACAGTAATCTGGCTCGCTGGCGACAGTGGCAGGATATGCCTGGCCATTCCCTGGAGCCGCCCGATACCGGCTTTTGCCGGGCACGCTGCTATCCGGTGCAGGTGATGGGGCATATCCCTGCCGCAGTGCTGTTGCCCGAAGTTGCAGACTATCCACGCAACAAGGTGGAACTGGTTGCAGCGCTGCCGATCCGCAGGCATCTTGCCCTGGCCCCGGCAGCGCAGCTCAGTGTGGAGTTGTGCCGCCCCCTTGCCGTTAAAGCGGTATTATTCGATCTGGACGGCACACTGGTCGATTCGGTCGAGGCATATATCCAGGTGGCGCAGGTTGCGGCCGCACCCTTCGGCCTCCAGGTGACGGAGGAGCAGGTGCGAACGGCGCTGGCCAACGGCAGCAGCTTCTGGCGAGGCGCCGTGCCCAAGGACCGGAGTGATGTGGATGCGGTCGTCAAAGCCATAGCCGCCCAGGCTTACCGGGAGTGGCCGCGAATCCTTCAGGAACATAGCAGGCTGTTTGAAGGGATCATGCAGACCCTCGATGCGCTGAGGAGCCTAGGGATCAAGCTCGGCATCGTCAGCGGCGCGCGACAGGAAGTACTGGAACTGCTAAGGCCGGATAGGATCCTGGATCGGTTCGACGCAGTGGTGCTCGGCCCTGATGTGCCCACGAGAAAGCCTGATCCCGAAGGCATCCTGAAATGCCTCGGGATGCTCAATGTCACACCTGCTGCCGCCCTGTACGTGGGAGATGCGCCGATAGACATCATGGCAAGCCGTGCAGCCGGCGTCTATGCCGTGGGTGTACTAACCGGGGCAGGCGACAGCGCCTCCCTATCGTCCCAATACCCGGACCGCCTGATCTCCTCCCATATGAATCTGCCCGCCATAGTAGAAGCCGCCTGA
- a CDS encoding MFS transporter, with the protein MGIVEKHSSYRWLVLLAGCLAICTIYMDMIAYAPILGEIAKKLTIEMGAATNLMMGFVLSVACVLIWGGVVCDKFGITTALVLGLLCSTLPTAIIPWIGGNYAAVMMARLVQGASVGFVFATIGPILALWFHPREHGMASGLLIGSISLGCAIGVFASPAVLGMTGSWEKTIFTLGIPGWAAILLAIIATRKNPPQISTEEAISSSDTPPTSMSFMDALACPITWLGSLIVFCNAWAMYGLYNLVPPYLAADAPMGLGLGAAMSGKLSIAVTIIGLFATIFGGLFFDKVAKGNSRLAAIIGFLISACVIVILLPAVSKSITVLALCLLVVGWGIPFMGPSISAFIAMNYPPGIVGRMIGWWFGFGTFGGAAGLYLGGMSISKSGNFYLAISMISIASMIGVLLSLFLKRTLKPTAA; encoded by the coding sequence ATGGGAATTGTCGAAAAGCATTCCAGTTATAGATGGCTTGTGTTGTTGGCGGGATGCCTGGCCATCTGCACGATTTACATGGACATGATTGCCTATGCCCCAATACTGGGAGAGATTGCAAAAAAACTCACTATTGAAATGGGCGCCGCCACCAATCTCATGATGGGTTTTGTCTTATCCGTGGCCTGCGTTCTCATTTGGGGCGGGGTTGTCTGCGACAAATTCGGCATCACGACAGCCCTTGTCCTTGGTCTTTTGTGCTCAACCCTGCCGACGGCAATCATTCCATGGATAGGCGGCAATTATGCGGCGGTGATGATGGCCCGGCTTGTTCAAGGGGCATCGGTTGGATTTGTCTTCGCCACCATCGGGCCTATTCTTGCCCTCTGGTTTCATCCCAGGGAACACGGAATGGCCAGCGGCCTGCTGATCGGCTCAATCTCCCTGGGCTGTGCAATCGGTGTTTTTGCATCTCCAGCGGTTCTCGGAATGACAGGAAGCTGGGAAAAAACGATCTTCACCCTGGGAATTCCCGGCTGGGCGGCAATCCTTCTCGCTATCATTGCCACCCGGAAAAATCCTCCACAAATCAGCACTGAAGAAGCCATTTCCTCCTCCGACACCCCTCCCACCTCAATGAGTTTTATGGATGCCCTTGCCTGCCCCATTACCTGGCTGGGGTCCCTGATCGTCTTCTGCAACGCCTGGGCGATGTACGGTCTTTACAACCTTGTTCCTCCTTACCTGGCGGCCGATGCCCCGATGGGACTCGGCCTCGGGGCTGCCATGTCCGGCAAGCTCTCCATTGCCGTCACCATCATCGGGCTGTTCGCCACCATTTTCGGCGGTCTTTTTTTCGACAAGGTGGCCAAGGGAAATTCGCGACTGGCCGCGATCATCGGTTTTCTCATCTCCGCCTGCGTCATCGTCATTCTCCTGCCGGCGGTCTCCAAAAGCATCACAGTCCTGGCACTCTGCCTTCTCGTTGTCGGCTGGGGCATCCCCTTCATGGGCCCATCGATCAGCGCATTCATCGCCATGAACTATCCCCCCGGCATTGTCGGCAGGATGATCGGCTGGTGGTTCGGCTTCGGCACCTTCGGCGGTGCGGCGGGCCTATACCTGGGCGGCATGAGCATCAGCAAATCAGGCAATTTCTATCTGGCGATCAGCATGATCTCCATAGCGTCCATGATCGGCGTTTTACTGTCCCTGTTTTTGAAAAGAACCCTGAAACCGACAGCCGCGTAG
- a CDS encoding FAD-dependent oxidoreductase, which translates to MGNLNGKYQVKILGIEDYQALTACQSACPLGTDTKRYVRAITEGDYEKAFLIARQTNPLVSVCSRVCTAPCEKNCRKGAEGSPVDIRALKRFACDRHGVASPAAVAERLDEFSQWDEWMSDRTGNNILTMSRWLQKAKEKTGDTKLSPRVAIVGSGPAGLSAAHDLALLGYRVTIFEAAPQPGGQLMTGIPGFRLPKEIVMEEIEAILKLGVELKLNSPIGRGVSLADLRQQGYDSIFITIGLQDPLKLALEGSELKGVYTGIDYVRDHGQMTMGKSCVVIGGGGVAIDCAQHALRQGAIQVAIACLESWETMPASLSDKEDAQEEGITFYPSLGPQRVVGQEGRATGVEFLKVSSVFDAEGKFNPTFVPDSTTILLADTVILAVGQSSTLPSLSGMEGLELTPNGLIRANDDLSTNLPGVFAGGDDRWRFGRNATDAIADGQKAARAIHGYLSGKDLQVRKKAYMRTVAPDFQNTRCETIASVKVPKREAGERIRTQEEITLGFAEEQARQQAARCRQCSIQTVFDRSRCLRCGTCVDTCVNGALRLVRLADIQGDGNLEKLTDALEKSSGKKGMTAIIKDDSRCASCGMCARRCPGGAITMAEFYCQEEWE; encoded by the coding sequence ATGGGAAACCTCAACGGCAAGTATCAGGTAAAGATTCTAGGGATCGAGGATTATCAGGCCTTGACGGCCTGTCAAAGCGCCTGTCCTTTGGGAACCGATACCAAGAGGTACGTCAGAGCCATTACCGAAGGTGATTACGAGAAGGCCTTCCTCATTGCCAGGCAGACCAACCCCCTGGTCTCTGTCTGCAGCAGGGTCTGCACTGCTCCATGCGAAAAGAACTGCCGGAAAGGGGCAGAGGGAAGCCCGGTGGATATCCGGGCACTGAAGCGTTTTGCCTGCGACCGGCATGGCGTGGCCTCACCCGCTGCTGTCGCCGAACGGCTCGATGAGTTCTCCCAGTGGGATGAATGGATGAGCGACCGAACCGGCAACAATATCCTGACCATGTCAAGGTGGCTGCAGAAGGCCAAGGAGAAAACGGGGGACACGAAGCTTTCTCCGCGGGTCGCCATCGTTGGCTCCGGCCCGGCAGGCCTGTCGGCTGCCCATGACCTGGCCCTGCTCGGTTACCGGGTGACGATTTTCGAGGCCGCCCCGCAACCCGGCGGCCAGCTGATGACCGGCATCCCCGGTTTCCGCCTGCCCAAGGAGATCGTCATGGAGGAGATCGAGGCGATCCTGAAGCTTGGGGTGGAGCTGAAGCTCAATAGCCCCATCGGCAGGGGCGTATCCCTGGCCGACCTCCGGCAACAGGGCTACGACTCCATCTTCATCACCATCGGTCTCCAGGACCCCCTGAAGCTTGCCCTTGAAGGCTCTGAATTAAAGGGTGTCTACACCGGTATCGATTATGTGCGTGACCATGGCCAGATGACCATGGGGAAGAGTTGCGTGGTCATCGGCGGCGGCGGGGTGGCCATCGACTGTGCCCAGCATGCCCTGCGCCAAGGGGCGATACAAGTGGCCATCGCCTGCCTGGAATCATGGGAAACGATGCCTGCCAGCCTTTCGGACAAGGAAGATGCCCAGGAAGAGGGAATCACCTTTTATCCGTCCCTGGGACCGCAACGGGTGGTGGGACAAGAGGGGCGCGCGACCGGGGTGGAGTTTCTCAAGGTAAGCTCGGTATTCGATGCGGAAGGCAAGTTCAATCCCACCTTTGTTCCGGACAGCACGACCATCCTTCTGGCCGACACAGTAATCCTGGCGGTGGGACAGTCCTCCACCCTTCCCTCCCTCTCCGGCATGGAGGGTCTGGAGCTGACGCCAAACGGCCTGATCCGGGCCAATGACGACCTGTCGACCAACCTGCCCGGAGTCTTTGCCGGGGGAGATGACCGCTGGCGTTTCGGCAGGAATGCCACCGATGCCATTGCAGACGGGCAGAAGGCGGCTCGCGCCATCCACGGTTACCTGAGCGGCAAAGATCTGCAGGTCAGAAAGAAAGCATACATGCGGACGGTGGCCCCGGATTTTCAGAATACCCGCTGTGAGACCATCGCCTCGGTCAAGGTGCCGAAACGGGAAGCGGGCGAACGGATCAGGACCCAGGAAGAGATCACCCTCGGCTTTGCCGAAGAACAGGCACGTCAGCAGGCTGCCCGATGCCGGCAGTGCAGTATCCAGACGGTCTTTGACCGCTCCCGCTGCCTCCGTTGCGGGACCTGCGTCGATACCTGTGTCAATGGGGCACTGAGGCTGGTCCGGCTGGCGGATATTCAGGGGGACGGCAATCTGGAGAAGCTGACCGACGCCCTGGAGAAGTCATCCGGCAAGAAAGGGATGACGGCCATCATCAAGGACGACAGCCGCTGTGCCAGCTGCGGCATGTGCGCCCGCCGCTGTCCCGGAGGAGCGATAACCATGGCCGAGTTTTACTGTCAAGAGGAATGGGAATAA
- a CDS encoding cytochrome b family protein, with the protein MQAIKKEEIFPKDTNKTYSLMAIVEGESFHVERGPEDTVQTWPHLLVRELLLFLVVLVVILGVSLLFNAPLEEAANPLHSTNPAKAPWYFVGIQELVSYSAFLGGIVVPIGIVVGLLLLPYLDRNPKGTGVWFSRDRKLANLLFTVFVVAMVVLIIIGQYVRGPNWVMHWPWS; encoded by the coding sequence ATGCAAGCAATTAAAAAAGAAGAGATTTTTCCAAAAGACACCAATAAGACCTATTCCCTGATGGCAATTGTGGAGGGGGAATCCTTCCACGTGGAAAGAGGCCCTGAAGATACGGTGCAGACCTGGCCCCACCTGTTGGTGCGCGAGCTTCTGCTCTTCCTGGTGGTGTTGGTCGTCATTCTCGGCGTCTCGCTGCTCTTCAACGCCCCCCTTGAAGAAGCGGCCAATCCGCTGCACTCGACCAATCCGGCCAAGGCGCCCTGGTATTTCGTCGGTATCCAGGAACTGGTCAGCTATTCGGCCTTTCTCGGCGGGATCGTGGTGCCCATCGGCATCGTAGTGGGCCTGCTGCTGCTCCCCTATCTGGACAGGAATCCCAAGGGTACCGGTGTCTGGTTCTCCCGGGATCGCAAGCTGGCCAACCTTTTATTTACCGTTTTTGTCGTTGCCATGGTCGTTCTGATCATCATCGGCCAGTACGTCCGGGGACCGAACTGGGTTATGCACTGGCCCTGGTCGTAA
- a CDS encoding sigma-54-dependent Fis family transcriptional regulator codes for MYKQSGKTRTVSDTNTGDLRARLRFCAETGQIWLHEHRMLLVHAEAQASLRRELIDTLGMDRARGLLTRMGYAAGMRDFELARTRPGSDGDVEAFMAGPELHMLEGIARSTIISLEYDRNAGSFYADIIWEYSWESEWHRHYYGNYSEPVCWSQVGYACAYASAFMGHPILYKEVECSGMGESHCRIIGKPLEEWDDASEYSRFFVKESIAEQLIDLQTQVVQLRSAIGEKEKIPSDIIGNSPAFRAAYDLCQQAAATQITVLLLGETGSGKEVFARALHNRGARRNESFIAINCAAIPQDLVESELFGVEKGAYTGALTARPGRFERAHEGTLFLDEIGDLPLSAQAKLLRVLQEGEIERLGDDKVRKIDVRLVAATNVDLKQMVKEGKFRSDLYYRLNAFQIEIPPLRKRKEDIPIIANRYLEKYSAVHGKKINGFTDKAMRALLAYPWPGNIRELMNMVERGVILAPNGSRIELEQMFSGSADSPGPEFGLNSNGSLGMNQTESETNLQDEVLNGSMTLDQAEAALIEAAVKKANGNLSAAARVLGVTRPQLAYRLKRLNGTESQPSGVTLSSSDELAAGNL; via the coding sequence ATGTACAAGCAAAGCGGCAAAACCAGAACTGTCAGCGACACTAATACCGGCGACCTGCGTGCGCGTTTGCGTTTTTGTGCCGAAACCGGCCAGATTTGGCTGCATGAACATCGCATGCTTCTCGTTCATGCTGAAGCCCAGGCCTCGCTGCGGCGGGAATTGATCGATACACTCGGCATGGACCGGGCGCGGGGGCTTTTGACTCGCATGGGCTATGCGGCAGGGATGCGTGACTTTGAACTGGCCCGTACACGTCCCGGGAGCGACGGCGATGTGGAAGCATTCATGGCTGGTCCGGAACTGCACATGCTGGAGGGAATCGCCCGTTCCACCATCATCTCGCTGGAATACGACCGCAATGCCGGGAGTTTTTATGCCGACATCATCTGGGAATATTCTTGGGAAAGTGAATGGCACAGGCACTACTATGGAAACTACTCCGAGCCGGTCTGCTGGAGCCAGGTCGGCTATGCCTGTGCCTATGCTTCTGCCTTCATGGGGCACCCGATCCTTTACAAGGAGGTGGAGTGTTCCGGCATGGGGGAGAGCCATTGCCGCATCATCGGCAAACCGCTGGAGGAGTGGGATGATGCCTCAGAATACAGCCGCTTCTTCGTAAAGGAATCCATCGCCGAACAGCTCATCGACCTGCAGACCCAGGTGGTGCAACTACGCTCGGCAATAGGGGAAAAAGAAAAAATCCCCTCTGATATCATCGGCAACTCTCCCGCCTTCCGAGCTGCCTATGATTTGTGCCAACAGGCCGCTGCTACGCAGATTACCGTGCTGCTCCTGGGGGAGACAGGGTCGGGAAAAGAAGTATTCGCCCGCGCTCTGCACAACAGGGGAGCCCGGCGTAACGAGTCCTTCATTGCCATCAACTGCGCTGCTATTCCCCAGGACCTGGTGGAGTCGGAATTGTTCGGCGTGGAGAAGGGTGCCTATACCGGCGCACTGACGGCCCGTCCCGGCCGTTTTGAACGGGCCCATGAGGGGACCCTCTTCCTCGACGAAATCGGCGATTTGCCCCTCTCGGCACAGGCAAAACTCCTGCGTGTCCTGCAGGAAGGGGAAATAGAGCGGCTGGGTGACGACAAGGTGCGGAAGATCGACGTGCGGCTGGTGGCGGCTACCAACGTTGACCTGAAGCAGATGGTCAAGGAAGGGAAATTCCGCTCAGATCTATACTACCGGCTCAATGCCTTCCAGATAGAAATCCCGCCTTTGCGCAAACGAAAGGAGGATATCCCCATCATTGCCAATCGCTACCTGGAAAAATATTCAGCCGTTCATGGGAAGAAGATCAACGGCTTCACCGACAAGGCCATGCGGGCGCTGTTGGCCTATCCATGGCCGGGCAACATCCGGGAACTTATGAATATGGTCGAGCGGGGGGTGATCCTGGCCCCTAACGGCAGCCGAATCGAGCTGGAACAGATGTTCTCGGGGAGCGCCGATAGTCCAGGCCCGGAGTTCGGGCTCAACAGCAACGGCAGTCTCGGTATGAACCAGACAGAAAGCGAAACGAATCTCCAGGATGAGGTCTTGAACGGCAGCATGACGTTGGACCAGGCCGAAGCCGCACTGATTGAAGCAGCCGTGAAGAAAGCAAACGGCAACCTTTCCGCCGCCGCCCGGGTGCTCGGTGTGACCAGGCCGCAACTGGCCTATCGTCTAAAGCGCCTGAATGGCACTGAATCACAACCTTCAGGCGTTACCCTCTCATCATCCGACGAATTGGCGGCAGGTAATCTGTAA